From a single Clostridia bacterium genomic region:
- a CDS encoding putative glycoside hydrolase, which produces MAAGYKKYLLFFVLAALIFSYIGIRHLTVSAFSSEKNINGIEPDNYLLQQSPDWELMKHRVKVKGIYMTGNTVGYQERFNKLIDLIKTTEINAVVIDVKDDEGLMTYSSELPDVEFTGANKNVRIKDINAVMKVLRENNIYSIARIVTFKDRRAGDKYANLAVKNTSGGIWRDRHGMSWLNPYNSESWDYIVDIAEEAATKGFNEVQFDYVRFPTDGNTKIIDYGASAAGKSKAEAIAEFLAYGRDRLSKRGVVVSADVFGLVTTATDDMRIGQHLESIAKSVDVICPMVYPSHYGKGSYGVAEPDFEPYKIVNRSMSVAQGRVDAIKDVSKKAVLRPWLQDFTASYLPKYQRYGAAEVRAQIKATYDAGAEEWLLWNAGNKFTAGALNKE; this is translated from the coding sequence ATGGCAGCAGGATATAAAAAGTACTTATTGTTTTTCGTTTTAGCAGCACTAATTTTTTCATATATAGGTATAAGACATCTCACGGTTTCCGCATTTTCAAGTGAAAAGAACATAAATGGGATTGAACCGGATAATTATTTATTGCAGCAAAGTCCCGATTGGGAGCTTATGAAGCATAGGGTGAAGGTAAAAGGCATCTATATGACCGGTAATACCGTCGGATATCAGGAAAGGTTCAATAAGCTGATAGATTTGATAAAGACTACCGAGATAAATGCTGTAGTAATTGACGTGAAGGATGACGAAGGTCTGATGACTTACTCCAGCGAGCTTCCTGATGTGGAATTCACCGGAGCAAATAAGAACGTGAGGATCAAGGACATAAATGCTGTAATGAAAGTCCTTCGGGAGAACAATATATATTCGATAGCTCGAATTGTTACCTTCAAGGATAGAAGAGCCGGCGACAAATACGCCAATCTGGCTGTGAAAAACACCAGCGGAGGAATATGGAGAGACAGGCACGGAATGTCATGGCTGAATCCTTACAATAGTGAATCCTGGGATTATATTGTCGACATTGCAGAAGAAGCTGCGACAAAAGGCTTTAATGAGGTACAGTTTGATTACGTCAGGTTTCCTACCGATGGGAACACAAAAATAATAGACTATGGCGCCAGTGCTGCGGGAAAGTCCAAGGCAGAGGCTATTGCGGAATTCCTTGCTTATGGAAGGGATAGACTTAGTAAAAGGGGAGTAGTAGTTTCAGCTGATGTTTTTGGACTTGTGACAACTGCTACAGATGATATGCGAATTGGTCAGCATCTTGAGTCAATTGCGAAGAGTGTTGATGTAATATGCCCGATGGTTTATCCGTCTCACTATGGCAAAGGGAGCTATGGAGTAGCAGAGCCGGACTTTGAGCCTTATAAGATAGTGAACCGTAGTATGTCGGTTGCACAGGGAAGAGTAGATGCCATAAAGGATGTGAGCAAAAAAGCGGTGCTAAGGCCATGGCTTCAAGACTTCACAGCCTCGTATCTCCCCAAATATCAACGGTATGGCGCTGCTGAAGTAAGAGCACAGATAAAAGCCACATATGATGCAGGTGCTGAGGAATGGCTGCTGTGGAATGCAGGCAACAAATTTACTGCAGGGGCATTGAACAAAGAATAG
- a CDS encoding ribonucleotide reductase N-terminal alpha domain-containing protein — protein MLTSNAIKVLEKRYLIKDENGKTIETPEQMFRRVASTIAAADSLYDKSADTKATEEKFYKLMSNLEFVPNSPTLMNAGRELGQLSACFVLPVEDSMEGIFDAIKNAAMIHKSGGGTGFSFSRLRSKGSTVMTTGGVASGPISFMKVFNAATEAVKQGGTRRGANMGILRVDHPDILEFIQCKKDNSDITNFNISIAITEKFMEAVEKGEDYELVDPGTKKAVGKLNAKEVYDLVVDMAWNNGEPGIIFLDRINRDNVVPRLGEIESTNPCITGDSWVLTQSGPMQVNDILGEQVQLALNGSYARSDDKGFFRTGTKNIIKICTDRGYELKLTKDHLVRIATDITRFKTDEEWKAAGDLKAGDIIILSNNRGIKWEGKGNLDEGYLLGLLIGDGTLKKEGGVISIWGSDEEAVSLMKAAGEAAHTLPHRSDFKGFQAIISDRVENRMKLSALRDLAEAYGVLPGDKKITEEVEKGSYEFYQGFIRGMFDTDGTVVGTQEKGLSVRLWQNDLGTLKAIQRMLGRMGIASTVYNNRKAEGTKPMPDGKGGLKDYNVKAGHELVVAQDNLHVFYEIIGFSSSKKQNRLKNGLSNYKRALNRERFVATVTEAIELGEAEVFDVQIPGVNAFDANGIYIHNCGEQPLLPYESCNLGSINLMSCLKKNKSKAEIDYGKLGSIVDDSVHFLDNVIDVNKYPLPMVDEMTKGTRKIGLGVMGFADMLIELGVPYNSEEAVKTAEDIMKFINDRSKETSIKLAEKRGTFTYYDDSVFKEKGLAIRNATTTTIAPTGTISIIAGVSSGIEPLFALSFVRNVMDNDELPEVNPLFEIVAKERGFYSTELMKEIAAHGTIHDIKSIPEDIRRVFVTAHDIEPEWHIKIQSAFQRYTDNAVSKTVNFSNSATKEDVSGVYMMAYKMGCKGVTIYRDGSRESQVLNIGSVNKEKKEEAAVTAPAPESLVPRTRPEVTIGVTEKVKIGCGNLYITVNSDDNGICEIFTNLGRAGGCPSQSEATSRLISIALRAGVDINEIIEQLRGIRCHSTLRQKDLKVLSCPDAIGRALEKYMKFNMEHKDIKTMDELAVEIEERGSCIGNCSLCATQCQASATAEDELSYSAFQSSNNKLKNCPECGSPIQHEGGCVICRNCGYSKCN, from the coding sequence ATGTTAACAAGCAACGCAATTAAAGTATTAGAAAAACGTTATCTGATAAAAGATGAAAATGGAAAAACAATTGAAACTCCTGAGCAGATGTTCAGAAGAGTTGCAAGTACTATAGCAGCTGCAGATAGTTTATACGACAAATCAGCTGACACTAAAGCAACTGAAGAAAAGTTTTACAAGCTGATGAGCAATCTTGAATTTGTACCTAATTCCCCGACATTGATGAATGCGGGCAGAGAGCTTGGACAGCTGTCTGCGTGCTTTGTGCTTCCGGTTGAGGATTCTATGGAGGGTATTTTTGATGCGATCAAGAATGCTGCAATGATACATAAAAGCGGCGGAGGAACTGGCTTCAGCTTCAGCCGACTAAGAAGCAAAGGTTCTACAGTAATGACAACCGGCGGTGTAGCATCAGGGCCTATAAGCTTCATGAAGGTTTTCAATGCCGCAACTGAAGCTGTGAAGCAGGGGGGAACCAGAAGAGGCGCCAATATGGGCATTCTTAGAGTGGATCACCCGGATATACTTGAATTTATACAGTGTAAGAAAGATAACAGCGATATAACTAATTTCAATATCAGTATTGCTATTACTGAGAAATTCATGGAAGCCGTAGAAAAAGGAGAAGACTATGAGCTTGTTGATCCTGGCACCAAGAAGGCTGTAGGCAAGCTGAATGCAAAAGAGGTCTATGACCTGGTAGTAGATATGGCTTGGAATAATGGTGAGCCGGGAATCATATTCCTGGACAGGATAAATAGAGATAATGTAGTTCCTAGGCTTGGAGAAATTGAGAGCACCAATCCTTGCATAACTGGCGATTCATGGGTTCTTACGCAGTCAGGGCCTATGCAGGTCAATGATATTTTAGGCGAGCAGGTACAGCTTGCATTAAATGGTTCATATGCCAGGTCGGATGATAAAGGTTTTTTCAGAACCGGTACAAAAAATATAATTAAAATATGTACAGACAGGGGTTATGAGCTAAAGCTTACGAAGGATCATTTAGTAAGAATAGCAACAGACATAACACGATTTAAGACTGATGAGGAATGGAAGGCAGCAGGGGATTTAAAGGCAGGAGATATAATCATCCTATCCAACAATAGAGGAATCAAATGGGAAGGAAAAGGAAATCTTGATGAAGGTTATCTATTAGGACTTCTGATAGGAGATGGAACCCTAAAGAAAGAAGGCGGCGTCATTTCCATATGGGGTAGTGACGAAGAGGCGGTATCCTTAATGAAAGCAGCAGGGGAAGCAGCTCATACATTACCACACCGTAGTGATTTTAAAGGCTTCCAGGCTATAATCAGTGACAGGGTAGAAAATAGGATGAAGCTTTCTGCACTTCGTGACCTTGCTGAGGCATATGGAGTTTTACCTGGCGATAAAAAGATTACTGAAGAAGTGGAAAAGGGAAGCTATGAATTCTACCAAGGATTTATAAGAGGAATGTTTGATACTGATGGGACAGTTGTAGGCACACAGGAAAAGGGCTTGTCTGTAAGGCTTTGGCAGAACGACCTGGGAACTCTTAAAGCTATACAGAGAATGCTTGGTAGAATGGGAATAGCATCTACTGTATATAACAATCGCAAAGCAGAGGGTACTAAGCCTATGCCAGATGGCAAGGGCGGTTTGAAGGATTATAATGTAAAGGCTGGTCATGAGCTTGTTGTTGCTCAGGACAATTTGCATGTTTTTTATGAGATTATAGGCTTTAGCAGCAGCAAGAAGCAAAATCGCTTGAAGAATGGATTGAGCAATTATAAACGTGCTTTGAATAGGGAACGCTTTGTTGCTACTGTTACAGAAGCTATCGAATTGGGAGAAGCTGAAGTGTTTGATGTTCAGATTCCAGGGGTAAATGCCTTTGATGCTAATGGGATATATATACATAACTGTGGTGAACAACCGCTGCTCCCATATGAGTCCTGCAACCTGGGCTCAATAAATCTGATGAGCTGTTTAAAAAAGAATAAATCCAAAGCTGAAATAGATTACGGAAAGCTAGGCAGTATTGTTGATGATTCAGTGCATTTTCTTGATAATGTAATAGATGTCAACAAGTATCCGCTTCCTATGGTCGATGAGATGACAAAGGGAACCAGGAAAATCGGTCTTGGCGTCATGGGCTTTGCTGATATGCTTATTGAACTTGGTGTTCCTTATAATTCAGAGGAAGCTGTCAAAACAGCAGAAGACATAATGAAATTCATAAACGATAGGTCAAAAGAAACCTCGATAAAGCTGGCCGAAAAGAGAGGAACCTTCACATACTACGATGATAGTGTATTTAAAGAAAAGGGCCTTGCAATAAGGAATGCAACAACTACAACCATAGCTCCCACCGGCACAATATCAATAATAGCCGGAGTTTCCAGCGGAATTGAGCCATTATTTGCACTTTCCTTTGTAAGGAATGTAATGGATAATGATGAACTTCCGGAGGTAAACCCTTTATTTGAAATCGTTGCCAAGGAAAGAGGCTTTTACAGCACTGAGCTGATGAAAGAAATAGCAGCTCATGGTACAATTCATGACATTAAAAGCATACCGGAGGATATAAGAAGGGTATTTGTAACTGCCCATGATATCGAACCGGAATGGCATATAAAGATACAGTCAGCCTTCCAAAGATATACGGATAATGCTGTATCCAAGACAGTTAACTTTTCAAATTCAGCCACCAAGGAAGATGTAAGCGGTGTTTACATGATGGCTTACAAGATGGGCTGTAAGGGTGTAACAATATACAGGGATGGCAGCCGTGAGTCCCAGGTATTGAATATAGGCTCAGTCAATAAAGAGAAGAAGGAAGAGGCAGCAGTGACTGCTCCGGCACCTGAATCACTTGTCCCGAGGACTAGACCTGAAGTGACAATTGGGGTGACCGAAAAAGTCAAGATAGGCTGTGGTAATCTATATATTACAGTAAACTCTGATGATAACGGAATCTGTGAGATATTCACAAACCTTGGAAGAGCAGGAGGTTGCCCAAGTCAGTCCGAAGCAACCAGCCGCCTTATCTCAATAGCCTTGAGGGCTGGGGTGGATATTAACGAGATAATAGAACAGCTCAGAGGTATCAGATGCCATTCTACATTGAGACAGAAGGATCTTAAAGTGCTATCCTGCCCCGATGCAATAGGCAGAGCCCTTGAGAAGTATATGAAGTTCAATATGGAGCATAAGGATATTAAGACGATGGATGAGCTTGCAGTGGAGATTGAGGAGAGAGGAAGCTGCATAGGCAACTGTTCCCTCTGCGCAACACAGTGTCAGGCATCTGCTACTGCGGAAGACGAATTATCCTACAGCGCATTCCAGAGCTCCAACAACAAGCTGAAGAACTGCCCAGAGTGCGGCAGCCCAATACAGCACGAAGGCGGCTGCGTGATTTGTAGGAACTGCGGTTATTCGAAATGTAACTAA
- a CDS encoding GIY-YIG nuclease family protein produces the protein MDKLNSTEDLNNKSSYCALCKNLSKPYKKVKENEYVCKKCYSEYYQPKKTCSVCGNFRTVQKVEGEKNICHSCYDKYYRPKQCCSVCGELSIIKKKNGTDSLCNSCYNKLYRPRRQCNVCNEFKKISMQVDDKDVCSSCYNKYFRPKAMCILCGATDFIAKNSDEGKICYSCYRKYFQPQKQCSICGNIAIIWKIIANNTLVCSHCYEKKYRPQKICSNCGKLSIVRKIVDDKYYCTKCYNLFFRPKMNCSLCGSYGHIVKKINENSVCQKCYRTYYAPTHICLICNEESRSAKRIGKDYICYKCYAKYYHVERVCSECGIVGRTALLIDGKSICPSCYNIKYRPKYICAICGNFTRISKIDGEKMICDACYHSYYRPKRVCTICGSKGIIRKQINGSDICQSCYDRLYLPKKICSICHKEGYAARTDNNESICHNCYRKLEGKCRECGNITKYFYHSEQLCSNCWYKKKSVEIVENTTVILKDNNYRNLLSEYLITLLKYRTSFSAYIIILNHIYIFLTLDNLGTEIHDITFDSIENLINEMSISHYSTLINFLTSKNIITPLIDSIKFQRYLNKLSKELINNSLSEVFIEYSNFLYVTHKRYKEHGYANKFTLKTCFNYCRNTSALIRYLEGHIMNISEVNNVLISEFLLQNKHCLCGINQFIIWLNHNIRLFKKLKDIKTPVDSSTSILELDYYTSLESLSLPSTPNKEKMICLLLLLYGVRPYEVINLKLSDYKRLNCEGSLYVRNVWITLHPFIANIVDEYLQFERNCKLALGGDNDWLLPGGIHNKPIDPASVSCILKKHNLNVKKGFSYAMKNYLLNANTQPSVIIQGLGLGISTVIQYYNALNISNSTIASDTCSNMLVESCSYSSNTQSSESPQKGTFTVYILRCNDGSYYTGSTKNIELRYKNHQKGVGCKYTSSRTPVELVYTELYTDRSTAIKREKSIKKLTVYEKEQLIIKSRI, from the coding sequence ATGGATAAATTGAACTCAACTGAAGATTTGAATAATAAATCTTCATACTGTGCCTTATGCAAAAATCTCTCTAAACCATATAAGAAAGTAAAAGAAAACGAGTACGTATGTAAAAAGTGTTATTCTGAGTATTACCAGCCTAAAAAAACCTGTAGTGTTTGTGGAAATTTTAGGACTGTTCAGAAAGTGGAAGGAGAAAAAAATATTTGTCATAGTTGTTATGATAAATATTACAGGCCAAAACAATGCTGCTCAGTATGCGGAGAGCTATCAATAATTAAGAAAAAAAATGGTACAGACTCGCTATGTAATTCATGTTATAACAAGTTATATAGACCGAGAAGACAGTGTAATGTTTGTAATGAGTTCAAAAAAATATCCATGCAGGTTGATGATAAAGATGTTTGTTCTTCATGTTATAATAAATACTTCAGGCCAAAAGCTATGTGTATTTTATGTGGTGCTACAGATTTCATTGCAAAGAACTCTGATGAAGGGAAGATATGCTATAGTTGTTACAGAAAATATTTTCAACCACAGAAACAATGTAGTATCTGCGGAAATATAGCAATTATATGGAAGATAATTGCTAATAATACATTGGTTTGTAGTCATTGTTATGAAAAGAAGTATAGACCTCAAAAAATTTGTAGTAATTGCGGAAAGTTATCTATAGTACGTAAGATAGTTGATGATAAATATTATTGTACGAAATGCTATAACTTATTTTTTAGACCTAAAATGAATTGTTCATTGTGTGGAAGTTATGGGCATATCGTAAAGAAAATTAATGAGAATAGCGTATGTCAAAAATGTTATAGAACATATTATGCTCCAACACATATTTGCCTTATTTGTAATGAAGAATCAAGAAGTGCAAAGCGTATAGGAAAGGATTACATATGTTACAAATGCTATGCTAAGTATTATCATGTTGAAAGAGTCTGCTCAGAGTGCGGAATAGTCGGCCGTACTGCACTACTAATTGATGGTAAGAGTATATGTCCTTCCTGCTATAATATAAAATATCGTCCTAAGTATATCTGCGCTATATGTGGCAATTTTACACGAATATCTAAAATCGATGGTGAAAAGATGATATGCGATGCTTGCTATCATAGCTATTATCGTCCTAAAAGGGTATGTACAATCTGTGGATCTAAAGGTATCATTAGAAAACAAATAAATGGAAGTGATATTTGTCAAAGCTGTTATGACAGATTGTACTTGCCAAAAAAAATCTGCTCAATCTGTCACAAGGAAGGATATGCTGCAAGAACTGATAATAACGAAAGCATTTGCCATAACTGTTATCGAAAGTTGGAGGGTAAATGCCGTGAATGCGGTAATATTACAAAGTATTTTTATCATAGCGAACAACTCTGTAGTAACTGTTGGTATAAAAAAAAGAGTGTCGAAATTGTAGAAAATACAACAGTGATATTAAAAGATAATAATTATAGAAATCTATTGAGCGAATATCTCATAACATTGCTTAAATACCGAACATCATTTTCAGCTTATATTATCATTCTAAATCACATATATATTTTCTTAACTTTAGATAATTTAGGTACTGAGATTCATGATATCACGTTTGATTCAATTGAAAACTTGATTAATGAAATGAGCATTAGTCACTATTCAACATTAATAAATTTCCTAACAAGTAAAAACATTATTACCCCTTTAATTGATAGTATAAAATTCCAAAGGTATTTAAATAAATTATCTAAAGAACTCATAAACAATAGTCTATCAGAGGTATTCATAGAATATTCCAATTTTCTATATGTAACACATAAAAGATACAAAGAGCATGGTTATGCGAACAAGTTTACTTTAAAGACATGTTTTAATTATTGCAGAAATACTAGCGCTCTAATTAGGTATTTAGAAGGACATATAATGAATATTAGTGAAGTCAACAATGTGCTGATTAGTGAATTTCTACTCCAGAACAAACATTGTTTATGTGGAATCAATCAATTTATAATATGGTTAAATCATAATATTAGATTGTTTAAAAAGCTTAAAGATATTAAGACTCCAGTAGATTCAAGTACTAGTATTCTTGAACTGGACTACTACACCTCACTTGAATCACTATCTTTACCATCAACACCTAACAAGGAAAAAATGATATGCTTATTGCTCCTACTATATGGGGTTAGGCCTTATGAAGTGATAAACCTTAAATTATCAGATTACAAAAGATTAAATTGTGAAGGCTCCTTATATGTCCGTAATGTTTGGATTACCTTACATCCTTTTATTGCAAATATAGTTGATGAGTATTTACAATTTGAAAGGAATTGCAAACTAGCCTTGGGAGGTGATAATGACTGGCTGTTACCTGGTGGTATACACAATAAGCCTATCGATCCTGCATCAGTTAGTTGCATACTCAAGAAACATAATTTAAATGTAAAGAAAGGTTTTTCGTATGCAATGAAAAACTATTTATTAAATGCAAACACACAACCATCAGTTATAATTCAAGGATTAGGTCTTGGTATAAGTACCGTGATTCAATACTACAATGCACTAAATATTAGTAATTCTACGATTGCCAGTGACACTTGCTCAAATATGCTAGTAGAAAGCTGTTCATATAGCAGCAACACACAAAGTAGTGAATCCCCGCAAAAAGGAACATTCACTGTTTATATTTTAAGGTGTAATGATGGAAGCTATTACACAGGCTCTACCAAGAATATTGAGTTGCGTTATAAAAATCATCAGAAAGGTGTAGGTTGTAAATACACATCTAGCCGTACTCCAGTTGAACTAGTCTATACTGAACTATATACTGATAGATCAACTGCAATTAAACGGGAAAAATCAATAAAAAAGCTAACTGTATATGAAAAAGAACAGCTAATAATAAAGAGTAGAATATAA
- a CDS encoding helix-turn-helix transcriptional regulator, translating into MSFKWKLKERMAQKGIWKCTDLTKLLNAYGINISVSMVSRIVEKMPDRINTQVLDALCDILECSSSEIMVHTPSNITIESLVKVSGENLGIKPGPKPKKTSDFINIPASILGPKGGVIK; encoded by the coding sequence TTGAGTTTTAAATGGAAGTTAAAAGAACGAATGGCTCAGAAGGGCATATGGAAATGTACTGACTTAACAAAGCTTTTAAACGCGTATGGAATAAATATATCTGTTTCGATGGTGAGTAGAATAGTTGAAAAAATGCCAGATAGAATTAACACACAAGTTCTAGATGCATTATGTGATATTCTTGAATGTTCTTCATCTGAAATAATGGTACACACTCCTTCTAACATTACCATAGAAAGTCTGGTAAAAGTGTCTGGTGAAAACCTTGGTATAAAGCCAGGCCCAAAACCTAAAAAAACATCTGACTTTATCAATATCCCCGCAAGCATATTAGGACCTAAAGGTGGAGTAATAAAGTAA
- a CDS encoding tyrosine-type recombinase/integrase — protein sequence MIYHEQFDRYSFNQLKSFWGILEELKGKYAHNSTIPDVINRDKVAFQIMYSYGLSPNELLMLKYEDIDINSNEQLFKCILINECGRNRIIYPIFIDAFAEIEMFLKRNISKVNNPSNFIFTTETNKPISKCYLNHRLKYYNSYLSDKDKLFSLYIFRQLYIADLLRLKDISLTFIYKQSGTSLVNNHLYDYLY from the coding sequence ATGATATACCATGAGCAATTTGACCGGTATTCTTTCAATCAATTAAAATCTTTTTGGGGTATACTTGAAGAATTAAAGGGGAAATATGCACATAATTCAACCATACCTGATGTTATAAATAGAGATAAAGTAGCTTTTCAAATTATGTATTCATATGGCCTTAGCCCAAATGAACTTTTGATGTTGAAGTATGAAGACATAGATATTAATAGTAATGAACAACTATTTAAATGTATCCTCATTAATGAATGTGGAAGAAATAGAATAATATATCCTATATTTATTGATGCTTTTGCGGAAATAGAAATGTTCTTAAAGAGGAATATATCTAAAGTAAATAATCCTAGTAACTTCATTTTCACCACAGAAACAAACAAACCAATATCAAAATGCTATTTGAATCATAGGTTAAAATACTATAATTCGTACTTGTCCGACAAAGATAAATTATTCTCATTATATATATTCCGTCAGTTATATATTGCTGATCTATTAAGACTTAAAGATATATCTCTTACATTTATATATAAACAAAGTGGAACAAGTTTAGTAAATAATCATTTATATGATTACTTGTATTAA
- a CDS encoding tyrosine-type recombinase/integrase, which yields MSIEKKNRFRIISNTEAAMNTIDSQAKYLEETIYEQMLQGYKNRMMSRALKPSTYSNEICVINNFFEYTSLYPWEWSSDDFEDWSAYLYSIKKNCEATQRHKQRIIARFQAYIIDSTMFNELCIKNFGKKPVQICSAVNLIPHKVEDENKEKRTAFTKDQIKILWSYFDEQIYLAFINKTKSLKILQRDKALYMTIYNYGLRANETSMLDTTDFTNNPNKPIWGEFGGIVVRYGKSSSGSPPKRRIVWTISDEAVQCLKWYFENVRPQFGFDDSNNLFVSERGVRLSPKSITRNFKEYLRSAGLPNNNYSTHCLRHSYISHLSENAYVSPRFIQEQVGHSYLATTQLYTHLSDIFIRNQLNKVTEKQISKLLEKGNI from the coding sequence ATGAGTATAGAAAAGAAAAATAGATTTAGAATTATATCAAATACTGAAGCTGCGATGAATACTATTGATAGTCAAGCTAAGTATTTGGAGGAAACTATATATGAGCAAATGCTACAAGGCTATAAAAACAGAATGATGTCCAGAGCATTAAAACCCAGTACTTATAGTAATGAGATCTGCGTTATAAATAATTTTTTTGAGTACACAAGCCTATATCCTTGGGAATGGAGTTCCGATGATTTTGAAGACTGGTCTGCTTATCTTTATAGTATTAAAAAGAATTGCGAGGCAACACAGCGGCATAAGCAACGTATAATTGCTAGATTCCAAGCATATATTATTGACTCTACTATGTTCAATGAATTATGTATTAAAAATTTCGGTAAAAAACCTGTTCAAATTTGTTCAGCTGTCAATCTTATACCCCATAAGGTGGAAGATGAAAATAAAGAAAAGCGCACAGCATTCACCAAGGATCAAATCAAGATTCTGTGGAGTTACTTTGATGAACAAATTTATCTTGCTTTCATAAATAAGACAAAGAGTCTTAAGATACTTCAAAGAGACAAAGCTTTGTATATGACTATATATAATTATGGATTACGCGCAAATGAAACTTCAATGTTAGATACTACAGATTTTACTAATAATCCAAATAAACCAATTTGGGGAGAGTTCGGGGGAATTGTTGTTAGATATGGTAAGTCAAGCAGTGGTAGCCCACCAAAGAGACGAATAGTATGGACAATTTCAGATGAAGCAGTTCAATGCTTGAAATGGTACTTCGAAAATGTAAGACCACAATTCGGCTTTGATGACTCTAATAACCTATTTGTATCTGAAAGAGGTGTAAGACTAAGCCCAAAATCAATCACTAGGAATTTTAAAGAATACTTGAGATCCGCTGGATTACCTAATAACAACTATTCTACGCACTGTCTTAGGCATAGTTATATAAGCCATTTATCTGAGAATGCATATGTTAGCCCTCGTTTTATACAAGAACAAGTTGGTCATAGTTATCTAGCAACCACACAGCTGTATACTCATTTATCGGATATATTTATTAGAAACCAATTAAATAAAGTTACCGAAAAACAAATATCTAAACTTCTGGAAAAGGGGAATATCTAA
- a CDS encoding helix-turn-helix transcriptional regulator, which produces MDWKVFREQLVSNSEVKEELDNNSLLYEIVYQIIQSRIEKNMTQSELANTLGVEVSAIVELESGDSYPNIEFLRQVAKVLHKKLNITLTTI; this is translated from the coding sequence ATGGATTGGAAAGTATTTAGGGAGCAATTAGTATCTAATTCAGAAGTAAAGGAGGAATTAGACAATAATAGTTTGTTGTATGAGATTGTATATCAAATCATCCAATCAAGAATCGAAAAAAATATGACACAATCAGAATTAGCAAATACCTTAGGGGTTGAAGTATCCGCAATAGTTGAGTTAGAGTCTGGTGATAGTTATCCTAATATTGAGTTTCTTAGGCAAGTTGCAAAGGTACTTCACAAGAAGCTCAATATTACATTAACTACTATATAA